Below is a window of Mycolicibacterium chitae DNA.
CACCATCGACCCGCCGGTGGCCAGCATGGGGTCGAGCACCAGCACCGGCTGGGCGCTCAGGTCCGCGGGCAGCGACTCCAGGTACGGCGTCGGCTGCAGGGTCTCCTCGTCGCGCGCCATCCCGACGAACCCGACCCGCGCCTCGGGGATCAGCGCGTGGGCCTGATCGACCATCCCGAGCCCGGCCCGCAGCACCGGCACCAGCAGCGGCGGGTTGGCCAGCCGGCACCCCGTGGTGGCGGCCACCGGGGTCTGCACGGCGATGTCGGTGCACGCCGCGTCGCGGGTGGCCTCGTAGACGAGCATCAGCGTCAGGTCGCGCAGCGCGGCGCGGAAGCCGGCGTT
It encodes the following:
- the upp gene encoding uracil phosphoribosyltransferase, producing MQVRVVDHPLAAARLTTLRDERTGNAGFRAALRDLTLMLVYEATRDAACTDIAVQTPVAATTGCRLANPPLLVPVLRAGLGMVDQAHALIPEARVGFVGMARDEETLQPTPYLESLPADLSAQPVLVLDPMLATGGSMVHTLQLLRSRGASDITLVCVVAAPQGVAAVEAAAPEVRLFTAALDEGLNDVAYIVPGLGDAGDRQFGPR